One segment of Alnus glutinosa chromosome 2, dhAlnGlut1.1, whole genome shotgun sequence DNA contains the following:
- the LOC133861409 gene encoding glutathione S-transferase F11-like, translated as MVVKVYGTVRAACVQRVLACLLEKGVDFDVVHVDLDAGEQKRPEFLVRQPFGQVPAIEDGNLKLYESRAIIRYYAAKYADHGPNLLGSGLEERAMVDQWLEVEAHNFNDLIYTLVLQLVILPQMGEPGDLALARSCEKKLEKVLDVYEQRLSKSSYLAGETFSLADLSHLPGIRYLMNEAKMGHLVTERKNVNAWWEDISNRPAWKKLMKLAGH; from the exons ATGGTAGTCAAAGTGTATGGGACAGTGAGGGCAGCCTGCGTACAGAGGGTGCTTGCTTGCCTTCTGGAGAAGGGGGTGGACTTTGATGTCGTTCACGTTGATCTTGACGCCGGAGAGCAAAAGCGACCTGAGTTCCTTGTCCGAcag CCGTTTGGGCAAGTTCCGGCGATAGAGGATGGCAATCTCAAGCTTTATG agtcTAGGGCAATTATAAGGTATTATGCAGCAAAGTACGCGGACCACGGTCCCAATCTATTGGGAAGTGGTCTAGAAGAGAGAGCTATGGTGGATCAATGGCTGGAAGTGGAAGCACACAACTTCAACGACTTGATTTACACTCTGGTACTTCAGCTTGTGATCCTGCCGCAGATGGGAGAGCCCGGGGACTTGGCGTTGGCTCGCTCCTGTGAGAAAAAGCTAGAGAAGGTGCTGGACGTATACGAGCAAAGGTTGTCAAAGAGCAGCTATCTTGCCGGAGAGACTTTCAGTTTGGCTGATCTCAGCCATCTTCCGGGCATTAGATATCTTATGAATGAAGCTAAAATGGGGCACTTGGTGACAGAGAGGAAGAATGTGAACGCATGGTGGGAGGATATCTCCAACCGTCCTGCCTGGAAGAAGTTGATGAAGCTTGCTGGTCACTAG